One region of Ananas comosus cultivar F153 linkage group 9, ASM154086v1, whole genome shotgun sequence genomic DNA includes:
- the LOC109714761 gene encoding uncharacterized protein LOC109714761, with protein MVPFETLYGRKCCSPIHWSEVGERVALGPDVLQEAEEKVCLARQRLVTAQTPQQSYANKRRKDLEFAVGDRVFLKVSPMRSVKQFGVLGKLSPRFIGPYEVLERVVELREDMTYQEFLVCILAREVKKLRNRTIPYVKVQWSNHAKHEATWELEETMQKTYPHLFE; from the exons ATGGTGCCATTTGAGACTCTCTATGGAAGGAAGTGTTGCtcccctattcattggagcgaggtgggtgAAAGAGTCGCCCTTGGTCCGGATGTGTTgcaggaggcggaggagaaagtttgCCTTGCTCGCCAACGGCTCGTGACGGCGCAAACGCCACAGCAAAGTTATGCTAATAAGCGCCGAAAAGATcttgagttcgcggttggagaccgcgtttTCTTGAAAGTGTCACCTATGCGTAGTGTGAAGCAGTTTGGGGTTTTGGGGAAGCTTagtccccgattcattggaccatatgaggtCCTAGAACGTGTTG TGGAGTTGCGCGAGGATATGACCTATCAAGAATTCCTGGTGTGCATCCTTGCTCGAGAAGTGAAGAAATTGCGGAATCGTACaattccgtatgtaaaggttcagtggagcaatcatgcaAAGcatgaagccacttgggaacttgaGGAGACGATGCAAAAGACctatcctcatctatttgagtaG